One Mycolicibacterium parafortuitum DNA segment encodes these proteins:
- a CDS encoding CoA transferase — protein sequence MTEPAPDPARPLAGVRVIEISSFVAVPLAGMTLAQLGADVLRVDPVGGAADYRRWPLTESGDSIYWAGLNKGKRSLAVDMRSEQGQALVTRLIADAGVFITNVAGRQWHSYEALRETRPDLIHAEVSGRGDGGTGVDYTVNAAIGFPLVTGPAGLSTPVNHVLPAWDVTCGLYTALSVVTALRHRDATGNGQRISIPLENVALATAGNLSLLTEAMINGTSRQRIGNAVYGTYGQNFTSSDGVSFMVVALTGRHFRDLNTLTGTTESVAALAESLGADFSDEGERFRHRDALSALYAEWFAAHTGAEIAVALSQTSVLWERYQTFAETATDPRVTDNPLFTELDQPRIGSYLAAGLPVSIDGAYPKAVPAPALGDDTDTVLTDWLSLDRSQIDELRATGTVA from the coding sequence ATGACCGAACCTGCGCCCGATCCGGCGCGGCCACTGGCCGGCGTCCGGGTCATCGAGATCTCCAGCTTCGTCGCAGTCCCGTTGGCCGGCATGACCCTGGCACAGCTCGGCGCCGACGTACTGCGGGTCGACCCGGTCGGTGGCGCAGCCGACTACCGCCGCTGGCCGCTGACCGAATCCGGCGACAGCATCTACTGGGCCGGCCTGAACAAGGGCAAGCGGTCACTGGCGGTCGACATGCGCTCCGAACAGGGTCAGGCCCTGGTCACCCGGCTGATCGCCGATGCCGGTGTGTTCATCACGAATGTCGCTGGCCGCCAATGGCATTCCTACGAGGCCTTGCGCGAGACCCGTCCCGACCTGATCCACGCCGAGGTGTCCGGGCGCGGGGACGGCGGCACCGGCGTCGACTACACCGTCAACGCGGCCATCGGATTTCCCCTCGTCACCGGCCCCGCCGGGCTCAGTACCCCGGTCAACCACGTGCTGCCCGCCTGGGACGTCACCTGCGGCCTGTACACCGCGCTGTCGGTGGTCACCGCGCTGCGGCACCGCGACGCAACCGGCAACGGCCAGCGCATCAGCATCCCGCTGGAGAACGTCGCGCTCGCCACCGCGGGCAACCTGAGCCTGCTCACCGAGGCGATGATCAACGGCACGTCGCGCCAGCGCATCGGCAACGCCGTATACGGCACCTACGGGCAGAACTTCACCAGCAGCGACGGGGTGTCGTTCATGGTGGTGGCGCTGACCGGCCGGCATTTCCGGGATCTGAACACATTGACCGGCACCACGGAATCGGTTGCCGCGCTGGCGGAATCGCTGGGAGCGGACTTCTCCGACGAGGGTGAGCGGTTCCGGCACCGGGACGCGCTCAGCGCGCTGTACGCGGAATGGTTCGCCGCGCACACCGGCGCGGAGATCGCCGTGGCGCTGTCGCAGACCTCGGTGCTGTGGGAGCGCTACCAGACGTTCGCCGAGACCGCGACGGACCCGCGGGTCACCGACAACCCGTTGTTCACCGAACTCGACCAGCCCCGGATCGGGTCATATCTGGCCGCCGGCCTTCCGGTGTCGATCGACGGCGCGTACCCGAAGGCCGTGCCCGCACCGGCGCTCGGCGACGACACCGACACGGTGCTGACGGACTGGCTGTCCCTGGACCGGAGCCAGATCGACGAGCTGCGGGCCACGGGCACGGTGGCATGA